In Bacteroides coprosuis DSM 18011, the following are encoded in one genomic region:
- a CDS encoding PAS/PAC sensor signal transduction histidine kinase (COGs: COG5000 Signal transduction histidine kinase involved in nitrogen fixation and metabolism regulation~InterPro IPR013767:IPR003594~KEGG: bth:BT_0689 putative two-component system sensor histidine kinase~PFAM: ATPase-like, ATP-binding domain; PAS fold~SMART: ATPase-like, ATP-binding domain~SPTR: ATPase/histidine kinase/DNA gyrase B/HSP90 domain protein;~IMG reference gene:2504107438~PFAM: Histidine kinase-, DNA gyrase B-, and HSP90-like ATPase) — protein sequence MFKSIDYKLGANLFLLIATAIAIPLLFIYGFISIGVFAILLLFILLYQINKLYSKLTKNVVFLFNAIENGDYAFKFQENIGSMRERELHRVMNHIKDILAQTKREIVEQERFFSIVIENVSTGIIILNEQNQVQTVNHAAEQLLGLPILTHLNQLQSINSELPLLFKNLEPSKEPKQITVHTERGDFQLSLRADRVKMQRGEIKIIILNNINIELDSKEMESWIKLIRVMTHEIMNSIAPITSLTDTLLFNLKTNTTHSEEKEILTEGLETIHTTAKELLQFVQSYRQFTRIPAPQPVSFDATALINKAILLTKENSLAKAVTFSFDENTPHLITADRSHFLQVVLNLLKNAVEATAHQEDGKIEITFENHDSDYDIIHIRNNGLPIPKEVAAQIFIPFFTTKEQGTGIGLSISRYIMRMHGGTITLQSKAEYTLFSLYFPRK from the coding sequence ATGTTTAAATCAATAGATTACAAACTTGGAGCCAATCTATTCCTCTTGATAGCTACTGCTATAGCAATTCCTTTACTTTTTATCTATGGCTTTATCTCCATAGGAGTATTCGCTATTCTGCTTCTTTTCATTTTACTTTATCAAATCAACAAGCTCTATAGCAAATTGACTAAGAATGTGGTATTCCTCTTTAATGCGATAGAAAATGGAGATTATGCCTTTAAGTTTCAAGAGAATATCGGCTCTATGCGTGAAAGAGAGCTACACCGAGTAATGAATCATATCAAAGATATCCTAGCCCAAACCAAACGAGAAATTGTAGAGCAAGAACGTTTCTTTAGCATCGTGATAGAGAATGTATCTACGGGTATCATTATTCTCAATGAGCAGAATCAGGTGCAAACGGTTAATCATGCTGCCGAGCAACTTCTAGGCTTACCCATCTTAACTCACCTGAATCAACTACAAAGTATTAATTCAGAACTGCCACTGCTATTCAAAAACTTAGAACCCAGTAAAGAACCCAAACAGATTACTGTCCATACGGAACGAGGCGACTTTCAACTGAGTTTAAGGGCAGACCGTGTGAAGATGCAACGAGGAGAGATAAAGATTATCATCTTAAATAATATCAATATTGAATTGGATAGTAAGGAGATGGAATCGTGGATCAAACTGATACGTGTGATGACTCATGAAATAATGAACTCTATTGCCCCCATAACTTCACTCACAGACACTCTCCTCTTCAATCTCAAAACAAACACGACTCATTCTGAAGAAAAAGAGATACTCACAGAGGGACTAGAGACCATACATACTACGGCCAAAGAGCTATTGCAATTTGTACAGTCTTACCGACAGTTTACTCGTATTCCTGCTCCACAACCTGTCTCTTTTGATGCAACAGCATTGATAAACAAAGCCATCTTACTCACAAAAGAAAATAGCTTGGCAAAGGCAGTTACGTTCTCTTTTGATGAAAATACTCCTCACCTCATTACTGCAGACAGAAGTCACTTTTTACAAGTAGTACTGAATCTGCTAAAAAATGCTGTTGAAGCAACTGCTCATCAGGAAGATGGAAAGATAGAAATAACATTTGAAAATCATGATTCAGACTATGATATCATTCACATCCGAAATAATGGCTTGCCTATTCCTAAGGAGGTTGCTGCCCAAATCTTTATTCCTTTCTTCACCACCAAAGAACAAGGTACTGGCATTGGTTTAAGCATCAGTAGATATATTATGCGTATGCACGGAGGCACTATCACTTTACAGTCAAAGGCAGAATACACACTTTTTTCACTCTACTTCCCTAGAAAATAG
- a CDS encoding Phosphonate-transporting ATPase (COGs: COG1136 ABC-type antimicrobial peptide transport system ATPase component~InterPro IPR003439:IPR003593~KEGG: bth:BT_0694 ABC transporter, ATP-binding protein~PFAM: ABC transporter-like~PRIAM: Phosphonate-transporting ATPase~SMART: ATPase, AAA+ type, core~SPTR: Putative uncharacterized protein;~IMG reference gene:2504107439~PFAM: ABC transporter~TIGRFAM: putative bacteriocin export ABC transporter, lactococcin 972 group) has translation MIQIENLGKTFRTDEVETIALNHINLHVQPKEFVAIMGPSGCGKSTLLNILGLLDNPTTGLYKLDGKEVGQLKEKDRTKIRKGNIGFVFQSFNLIDEMTVYENVELPLIYLNVKSAERKKRVEAALKKMNISHRINHFPNQLSGGQQQRVAIARAVVANPKLILADEPTGNLDSKNGRDVMDLLTQLNQEGATIVMVTHSQHDASFAHRIVNLFDGSIVTEVANHL, from the coding sequence ATGATACAAATAGAAAACTTGGGAAAGACGTTTCGTACGGATGAAGTAGAAACGATAGCTCTTAATCATATCAATTTACATGTGCAGCCCAAAGAGTTTGTGGCCATCATGGGACCTTCGGGCTGTGGTAAGTCTACCTTGCTCAATATTCTTGGCTTGCTAGATAATCCTACAACAGGACTGTATAAACTAGACGGTAAAGAAGTTGGACAGTTGAAAGAGAAAGATCGGACAAAGATTCGTAAGGGTAATATTGGCTTTGTGTTTCAGAGCTTTAATTTGATAGATGAAATGACGGTGTACGAGAATGTAGAGTTGCCACTGATCTATTTAAATGTAAAGTCTGCCGAACGAAAGAAACGGGTGGAGGCTGCTTTGAAGAAGATGAATATTAGTCATCGTATCAACCATTTCCCTAATCAGTTATCGGGTGGACAACAACAACGTGTGGCTATTGCTCGTGCTGTGGTAGCCAATCCCAAACTTATATTGGCGGATGAGCCTACGGGTAATCTGGATTCAAAGAACGGGAGGGACGTGATGGACTTACTTACCCAACTCAATCAAGAAGGAGCAACCATTGTGATGGTAACGCACTCTCAGCATGATGCCTCTTTTGCTCATCGTATCGTGAATTTATTTGATGGTAGTATTGTTACAGAAGTAGCCAACCATCTTTAG
- a CDS encoding protein of unknown function DUF214 (InterPro IPR003838~KEGG: pdi:BDI_0348 ABC transporter, permease protein, putative~PFAM: Domain of unknown function DUF214, ABC transporter permease~SPTR: Putative uncharacterized protein;~IMG reference gene:2504107440~PFAM: Predicted permease) — translation MNNRLKYIFRSILKNGKSSFFKLITLGIGIAIALVLLTKVFYERSYDSFYPNKERIYRVEPIYTLLRQDDAEKKHYEKISGGVVVGMANEISGVEAGTRFMHLTIDGFLKTEKDKELKATALLGDENFFDVLYRPIIQGDPKEILSAANQVMISKSLASKLGESDIVGQKFTFDFSPDVELTISGIFQDFPHNSFLECDIIVSLPTIGQYRYDGSQGWVGNDGYTGLVKLYPNVKPEQLAKEVEEMQERHQDMAFLHNSGIDIKYRFNPLQNVYAKSKPVEQAVILLSAVAFLLLFISILNYSLLSTSTIISKSREIALHKCYGAEKKDVLKMVYLETFVLLVCASLLAVILIVLSQDLVFRLTDMPLDAFLNSDTILCLIGILVFVFLITGIVPAYINLKIPVLTVLRKYSSNKRKSKLVFLFLQIFAASVLLVFLLQINRQYDAMLHEDVGYDYSSLLYTTYTMPDSSTRKVVLEEVKKLSVVEDVATAYGLPFDSPSGNNVRMPNSDMELFNIADLYRVSSNYIELMGIDMLQGQNFDEDTGENEVLVSDDFVTNLAQQVDLSDGVIGKEVYISEHSICQIRGVYKRIRLNTATNPESRASILLMNKMPQRYLMIKMNSVSPESKSLVDDTIQKIIGNEKMKTIRYAETMESLYDDAKRLQTIVLIGSIVAFIIVFIGIVGYTQFEVKSRGKEIAVRKINGANLADLIKLFGSSLIKLSIPAIVLGSLTSFFLIQYWTDNFAIKARLSLVEYVGVGLFILLLVSLITLLQLRSIALLNPVKSLKSE, via the coding sequence ATGAATAATCGGTTGAAATATATTTTTCGCTCCATCTTGAAGAATGGAAAATCTTCTTTCTTCAAACTTATAACATTGGGGATTGGCATTGCTATTGCATTGGTTTTACTTACTAAAGTATTTTATGAACGTAGTTATGATTCCTTTTATCCTAATAAAGAACGAATTTATAGAGTAGAACCTATCTATACTCTATTAAGACAAGATGATGCAGAAAAAAAACATTATGAAAAAATATCGGGTGGAGTTGTAGTTGGTATGGCTAATGAAATTAGTGGAGTAGAGGCTGGCACAAGGTTTATGCATTTAACTATCGATGGTTTTCTTAAAACTGAAAAAGACAAAGAGTTAAAGGCAACTGCTCTATTGGGAGATGAGAATTTCTTTGATGTGCTGTATAGACCAATTATTCAAGGAGACCCCAAAGAAATATTATCGGCTGCTAACCAAGTAATGATTTCTAAATCGTTGGCTAGTAAATTAGGAGAATCGGATATCGTGGGGCAAAAATTCACATTCGATTTTAGTCCAGACGTAGAACTGACCATCAGTGGAATATTTCAAGATTTCCCCCATAATTCATTTTTAGAATGTGATATAATCGTTTCCCTCCCTACAATTGGTCAGTATAGATATGATGGAAGTCAAGGCTGGGTAGGCAATGATGGCTATACGGGTCTTGTAAAACTTTATCCCAATGTAAAACCTGAGCAATTAGCCAAAGAAGTAGAAGAGATGCAAGAAAGGCATCAAGATATGGCGTTTCTTCATAACTCGGGAATTGATATAAAATATAGGTTTAATCCACTACAGAATGTGTATGCTAAAAGCAAACCTGTAGAACAAGCTGTTATTCTTCTTAGTGCAGTAGCATTCTTGTTGTTATTCATTTCTATCTTGAATTACTCCTTATTGAGTACCTCAACTATCATTTCTAAATCGAGAGAAATAGCTTTGCACAAGTGCTATGGGGCAGAGAAGAAAGATGTTTTAAAGATGGTCTATCTGGAGACTTTTGTTCTCCTTGTGTGTGCTTCTTTATTGGCTGTAATCTTAATTGTGTTGAGTCAAGATTTAGTATTTAGGCTGACAGATATGCCTTTAGATGCTTTCCTCAACTCTGATACAATACTATGTTTGATAGGTATTTTGGTATTCGTTTTCCTCATAACGGGTATTGTTCCTGCCTATATAAATCTTAAGATTCCAGTTTTAACGGTTCTTCGTAAATACTCTAGTAATAAGCGAAAGTCGAAGCTTGTTTTTCTCTTTTTGCAGATTTTTGCAGCTTCTGTATTACTTGTTTTCCTTCTTCAGATCAATAGACAGTACGATGCTATGCTTCATGAAGATGTAGGCTATGATTATAGTTCGCTCTTATATACTACCTATACGATGCCTGATAGTTCAACCAGAAAGGTGGTTTTAGAAGAAGTGAAAAAGCTATCTGTGGTAGAAGATGTTGCTACAGCTTATGGACTACCTTTTGATTCTCCTTCTGGGAATAATGTAAGAATGCCCAATTCAGACATGGAGCTCTTTAATATTGCTGATTTATATAGAGTATCTAGCAATTACATAGAATTGATGGGTATTGATATGCTACAAGGACAAAATTTTGATGAAGATACGGGAGAGAATGAGGTATTAGTAAGTGATGATTTTGTAACTAATCTGGCTCAACAAGTTGATTTATCAGATGGTGTGATTGGAAAGGAAGTCTATATATCCGAACATTCGATCTGTCAGATACGAGGAGTTTATAAGCGCATTCGATTGAATACGGCTACGAATCCCGAATCTAGAGCCTCAATTCTATTGATGAATAAGATGCCTCAGAGATATCTTATGATAAAAATGAATAGTGTTTCGCCTGAGTCTAAATCTCTTGTAGATGATACGATTCAAAAGATAATAGGAAATGAAAAGATGAAAACGATTCGCTATGCAGAAACAATGGAGAGCCTCTATGACGATGCAAAACGGTTGCAGACCATAGTACTAATAGGAAGTATAGTGGCTTTTATTATCGTGTTTATCGGTATAGTGGGATATACTCAATTTGAGGTAAAAAGTAGAGGGAAAGAGATAGCTGTACGCAAAATTAATGGAGCCAACTTAGCCGATTTGATTAAACTGTTTGGTTCTTCATTGATAAAGCTATCTATTCCTGCCATCGTTTTAGGGAGTCTTACTTCATTCTTCCTCATTCAATATTGGACGGATAATTTTGCTATAAAAGCTCGCTTATCTCTTGTGGAATATGTAGGGGTGGGTTTGTTTATTTTGCTGCTAGTATCGTTAATAACCCTACTTCAACTACGCTCCATTGCTTTGCTAAACCCCGTAAAATCTCTTAAATCAGAATAA
- a CDS encoding protein of unknown function DUF214 (InterPro IPR003838~KEGG: pdi:BDI_1635 putative ABC transporter permease~PFAM: Domain of unknown function DUF214, ABC transporter permease~SPTR: Putative uncharacterized protein;~IMG reference gene:2504107441~PFAM: Predicted permease) has protein sequence MKAIFRNFIYVLKRFATSSLINFLGLTGAITVFLVCMIQVRYDYTYNHNIERGDDIVMAYLTETETGENSLLISTPLAQRIANSSAAVEKYTLIHHFTYPFKIDENLVEIELNKVKPDFLDLFQPEVLHGDARLGLEEGTHALITESEALRIFGKSNVVGEVIKPYFESNESVKESIYTIEAVVKDFPDNCSLNNGLYIYQEEFDYSEFSFVSCFLIKPEHVPSLQEAVNSKEFWGEEGEDYSKTTIHFISFTDYPQDAKFGNIRPRLISFFVVGVIVLLIAYINFINFSLTTAPSRIKSLNIHRVLGLSKRSQQWVIITESVLFTLLAFLLSLVLVSVLANSDLSVFFKASLVLSDNTSTLLACGLLLLLLSLAAGYYPAWYATSFKEIEALKGGSLNVINSKKIRETLLLFQLCIACTLPIVTGFIYLQYNYMLNYEWGLEKENIVYFKRIDEPFDTLINKLKENPAIIDYTSARFVPGNVQMGWGMDWRDKSISFKAWPVYPNFLSFFGVEIVEGENFPSAEDGTTRLIFNQKFVDTYASDKSPIGEEFPGFDSNLPICGIAENVNFESLHREIEPMAFVTLDFQNKGIIFLKIAKGAPLREVIAWIESVINDKVSGHVSVKFLEQKLDDLYAKENNEAKLITAFSIIILLITMMGVYGLVSFNVKYKEKEIALRKVNGATENQIVVMLNKGLLYIFGVAYIIAIPLSYGLSKKWIDQFAYRIEMHWWVFVLGGFLVLLITLLTVSIKSRHAALKNPIKSLKSE, from the coding sequence ATGAAAGCTATATTCAGAAACTTTATATACGTGCTCAAACGCTTTGCAACTTCGAGCTTGATAAACTTCTTAGGCTTAACAGGAGCAATAACCGTCTTCTTGGTTTGTATGATCCAAGTGAGATACGATTACACATACAATCATAACATTGAAAGAGGGGATGACATTGTCATGGCTTATCTTACTGAAACTGAAACAGGAGAGAATTCTTTATTAATAAGTACTCCACTGGCCCAACGGATTGCCAATTCTTCTGCTGCTGTTGAAAAATATACGCTCATACATCATTTTACTTATCCCTTTAAAATAGATGAAAATTTAGTTGAGATAGAGTTGAATAAGGTAAAACCCGATTTCTTAGATCTATTTCAACCCGAAGTATTACATGGTGATGCTCGATTAGGTCTTGAGGAGGGTACTCATGCTCTTATTACAGAGAGTGAAGCTCTAAGAATTTTTGGAAAATCAAATGTTGTTGGAGAAGTTATAAAACCCTACTTTGAAAGCAATGAAAGTGTGAAAGAGTCCATATATACCATTGAGGCTGTTGTGAAGGATTTCCCTGATAACTGTAGTTTAAATAATGGATTATACATTTACCAAGAAGAGTTTGATTACTCTGAATTTAGCTTTGTAAGTTGCTTTTTAATCAAGCCAGAACATGTTCCATCCTTACAAGAGGCTGTGAATAGTAAAGAGTTTTGGGGAGAAGAAGGAGAAGACTACTCAAAGACTACTATTCATTTCATTTCATTCACGGATTATCCACAAGACGCTAAGTTTGGGAATATTCGTCCTCGCTTAATCTCGTTTTTTGTTGTGGGCGTAATTGTATTGCTGATAGCCTATATCAATTTTATAAACTTCTCGCTCACTACAGCTCCTTCACGTATCAAAAGCTTAAATATTCATCGGGTATTAGGACTTAGCAAGAGGTCTCAGCAGTGGGTTATTATTACAGAATCTGTGTTGTTTACTCTTTTAGCTTTCTTGCTGAGTCTAGTCTTGGTCTCAGTATTAGCAAATTCTGATTTGTCTGTATTCTTCAAAGCGAGCCTTGTTTTATCTGATAATACAAGTACTTTACTAGCTTGTGGCTTGTTGTTATTGTTGCTAAGTTTAGCAGCAGGTTACTATCCAGCATGGTACGCCACCTCTTTTAAAGAAATCGAAGCCTTAAAAGGAGGTAGTTTGAATGTCATTAACAGTAAAAAGATACGAGAAACTCTGTTGTTGTTCCAGTTGTGTATAGCATGTACACTACCTATTGTAACGGGTTTTATATATCTGCAATATAACTATATGTTGAATTACGAATGGGGCTTGGAGAAAGAAAATATAGTGTACTTCAAGAGGATAGATGAACCTTTTGATACTCTTATTAATAAGTTGAAAGAGAATCCTGCTATTATAGATTATACTAGTGCTCGATTTGTACCCGGAAATGTGCAGATGGGTTGGGGAATGGACTGGAGAGATAAATCGATTTCCTTTAAAGCATGGCCTGTATACCCCAATTTCCTATCATTCTTTGGAGTAGAGATTGTAGAGGGAGAGAACTTTCCCTCTGCCGAAGATGGAACTACTCGTCTTATATTCAATCAAAAATTTGTAGATACGTATGCCAGCGACAAAAGTCCGATCGGAGAAGAATTTCCAGGATTCGACTCTAATCTTCCCATCTGCGGAATAGCTGAAAATGTCAACTTTGAATCTTTGCATAGAGAGATAGAGCCGATGGCATTCGTGACCCTTGATTTTCAGAACAAAGGCATCATCTTTTTAAAGATTGCTAAGGGTGCTCCACTTCGAGAAGTGATAGCTTGGATAGAGTCGGTGATCAATGATAAGGTATCAGGCCATGTGTCGGTCAAATTCTTAGAACAGAAACTTGATGATCTTTATGCAAAAGAGAATAATGAAGCAAAACTGATAACTGCATTTTCCATCATTATCTTGCTCATCACGATGATGGGGGTGTATGGTTTGGTAAGTTTTAATGTGAAGTATAAAGAGAAGGAGATCGCCTTGCGCAAAGTAAACGGAGCCACAGAGAACCAGATTGTGGTGATGCTTAATAAAGGTTTGCTATATATTTTCGGTGTAGCTTATATCATAGCCATTCCCTTATCGTATGGGTTGTCTAAAAAATGGATTGATCAGTTTGCTTATCGCATAGAGATGCATTGGTGGGTGTTTGTGCTAGGAGGTTTCTTAGTCTTACTCATCACATTGCTTACAGTAAGCATCAAGAGTCGCCATGCCGCATTAAAGAATCCTATAAAATCACTTAAATCGGAATAA
- a CDS encoding efflux transporter, RND family, MFP subunit (COGs: COG0845 Membrane-fusion protein~InterPro IPR006143~KEGG: pgn:PGN_0716 ABC transporter permease~PFAM: Secretion protein HlyD~SPTR: ABC transporter permease;~TIGRFAM: Secretion protein HlyD~IMG reference gene:2504107442~PFAM: HlyD family secretion protein~TIGRFAM: RND family efflux transporter, MFP subunit) gives MDIQLKKKKFKKKYILWGLVGLLFFLFMGWLILGNHNRKFKVKAEYLTINEAIAGEFNNYIRISGQVQPINTIQLSAIEGGIVEEKLVEEGSMVKSGDIIVRLSNPNLSLSILDSEAQLAEKQNFLRNTQVTMEQERLRLRQEKLQLDLDVDRKRRRYEQYNRLYSERLVSKEEYIQAKEDYDFAVRGRELVMDRQMQDSIYRGIQVENMEESLHNMRRNMHLVRQRSDNLNIKAPVDGQLGLLDIEVGQNVVSGSKIGQISVLSDFKVEALIDEHYIDRVKSGLDASFERQETAYELRVRKVYPEVREKQFKTDFVFVGERPSNIRTGQTYYINLQLGQPSEAILIPRGAFYQATGGQWIFVVSPDGKRAVRRKVSIGRQNPIYYEVTDGLASGEKVITSTYADYEQVDELIIQ, from the coding sequence ATGGATATACAACTAAAGAAGAAAAAATTCAAAAAGAAATACATCTTGTGGGGATTGGTAGGATTGCTTTTCTTCCTCTTTATGGGTTGGTTGATTTTGGGAAATCACAATCGAAAGTTCAAGGTGAAAGCAGAATACCTTACGATCAATGAGGCAATAGCTGGAGAGTTCAACAACTATATCCGCATAAGTGGACAAGTACAGCCCATCAATACCATTCAACTGAGTGCTATTGAAGGAGGAATAGTAGAAGAGAAACTGGTGGAAGAGGGCAGTATGGTAAAATCGGGAGATATCATTGTACGGTTGAGTAATCCCAACCTCAGTTTGAGTATTTTGGATAGTGAGGCTCAGCTTGCCGAAAAGCAAAACTTCCTAAGAAATACGCAAGTTACTATGGAACAAGAGCGACTAAGGCTTCGCCAAGAAAAGCTACAACTCGATTTGGATGTTGATCGTAAACGACGGAGATATGAGCAGTATAACCGATTATATTCTGAAAGATTAGTGTCGAAAGAGGAATATATTCAGGCTAAAGAAGATTATGACTTTGCTGTGCGAGGAAGAGAATTGGTTATGGATCGGCAAATGCAAGATTCTATCTACCGAGGTATTCAGGTGGAAAATATGGAAGAAAGCTTACATAATATGCGCAGAAATATGCACTTAGTGAGACAACGTAGTGATAATTTAAACATAAAAGCTCCTGTAGATGGTCAGTTGGGGTTACTCGATATTGAAGTTGGACAAAATGTGGTTTCGGGTTCTAAAATTGGACAAATAAGTGTACTTTCAGACTTTAAAGTTGAGGCTCTAATAGATGAACACTATATAGATCGAGTGAAATCGGGTTTAGATGCTAGTTTTGAGCGACAAGAAACAGCGTATGAACTGCGTGTACGCAAGGTGTATCCTGAGGTTAGAGAGAAGCAGTTTAAAACGGATTTTGTGTTTGTAGGCGAACGTCCTAGTAATATTCGTACAGGGCAAACCTATTACATCAACTTGCAACTGGGGCAGCCCTCAGAAGCTATTCTTATTCCCCGAGGTGCATTTTATCAAGCTACAGGAGGGCAATGGATATTTGTAGTTTCGCCCGATGGCAAAAGAGCAGTAAGAAGAAAAGTAAGTATAGGTAGGCAGAACCCTATTTATTATGAAGTAACCGACGGACTGGCATCTGGAGAAAAAGTAATAACCTCTACTTATGCTGATTATGAGCAAGTAGATGAATTAATCATTCAATAA
- a CDS encoding outer membrane efflux protein (COGs: COG1538 Outer membrane protein~InterPro IPR003423~KEGG: pgn:PGN_0715 outer membrane efflux protein~PFAM: Outer membrane efflux protein~SPTR: Outer membrane efflux protein;~IMG reference gene:2504107443~PFAM: Outer membrane efflux protein) — protein sequence MNKSILILFILCLGVRLSAQEEWSVSECIHYALEHHPNIGIQKESVVINKQNYLEAIGNLLPSINTQVGAGLSFGNSRDYTTQAMTTNNTFSNQYQITASLMLFDGLSSINRLKMARVNTAKSRNQFQNIKDMLSYEVVEAYLNVAYFDETISLAQKQVATSIANQKKLERMEELGMVSIVEITEAKAKLAEDKYFLTQQENLKKIAVILLKEKLNYPLDKDLYIKGVNGLYTVNITLESASDIFAEAIQYLPQALIAQNSVDAEKMAFRSAKGSWYPRISMNLGSNTNYFKYLNKTVESDSKWSYSDQLKDNRGEFIQFNFSFPIFTGFSRTTNLRRAKANFAIARYEQENTFSKIYRDIEQTIADVNGQVDDYHQALEQEEAMLAAHQANVKKHQEGLIDPIQLSISANRLLQAQVASMKSYHTYVLKLKLYQYYKGIPYTEQN from the coding sequence ATGAATAAATCTATTCTAATACTATTTATATTATGCTTGGGCGTTCGGTTGAGTGCACAAGAAGAGTGGTCTGTTTCAGAGTGTATTCACTATGCACTAGAACATCACCCCAATATAGGAATACAGAAAGAGTCGGTGGTCATTAATAAGCAAAATTACTTAGAAGCAATAGGCAATTTGCTACCCTCTATTAATACACAAGTAGGTGCTGGTTTAAGTTTTGGAAATAGCCGTGACTACACTACGCAAGCCATGACGACCAATAATACTTTTAGTAACCAATATCAGATAACAGCTAGTTTGATGCTTTTTGACGGATTAAGTAGCATCAATAGATTGAAAATGGCCCGTGTAAATACTGCAAAAAGTAGAAATCAGTTTCAAAACATAAAAGATATGTTGAGTTATGAAGTAGTAGAAGCATACCTCAACGTAGCCTACTTTGATGAAACCATATCTCTAGCTCAAAAGCAAGTAGCAACGAGTATAGCAAACCAAAAGAAGTTGGAACGTATGGAAGAGTTGGGCATGGTAAGTATTGTAGAGATAACCGAAGCCAAAGCTAAGTTGGCAGAAGATAAATACTTCCTTACTCAGCAAGAAAACTTGAAGAAGATAGCTGTTATCCTCCTTAAAGAAAAACTTAATTATCCACTAGATAAAGATTTGTATATAAAAGGAGTAAATGGTTTATATACCGTGAATATAACCTTAGAGTCTGCTAGTGATATTTTTGCTGAAGCCATACAGTATCTACCTCAAGCCTTGATTGCACAAAATAGTGTAGATGCCGAGAAAATGGCATTTCGCAGTGCTAAAGGTTCGTGGTATCCTCGCATTTCTATGAATCTAGGATCGAATACCAATTACTTTAAGTATCTCAATAAAACAGTGGAGAGTGATAGTAAGTGGAGCTATAGTGATCAGCTAAAAGATAATCGGGGAGAGTTTATTCAGTTTAATTTTTCCTTTCCCATTTTCACGGGTTTTAGTAGAACTACCAATCTGCGTAGAGCAAAAGCCAATTTTGCAATAGCTAGATATGAGCAAGAAAATACCTTTAGCAAAATATATAGAGATATAGAACAAACAATTGCAGATGTGAATGGGCAAGTAGATGATTACCACCAAGCACTTGAGCAAGAAGAGGCAATGCTTGCAGCACATCAAGCCAATGTAAAAAAACATCAGGAGGGTTTGATAGATCCCATCCAACTCAGTATAAGTGCCAACCGATTACTACAAGCGCAAGTAGCTAGTATGAAGTCTTATCACACATATGTGCTTAAACTAAAGCTTTATCAATATTACAAGGGAATACCTTATACCGAACAGAACTAA